The DNA sequence CGAAGCGACCAGCATGGCCACCGAATTCAAGCTGCCCGACCTGGGCGAGAACATCGCCTCCGGTGACGTCGTCACCGTGTTCGTCAAGCCCGGCGACGTCATCCGCCCGGGTCAGGCGATCCTCGAGGTGGAAACCGACAAGGCGGTGATCGAGGTGCCCTGCCCGCCGGGGGGCACCGTCGCCGAGGTCCTCGTCTCCAAGGGAGATACCGTCACGGTCGGCCAAGCGCTGATCACGCTCGGGGGCGCGGCCGGCGCCCCGTCTCCGGCGGCCACCGCGGCGCCAGCCCCGGCTCCCGCGGCCCCGGTTGCCACAGCCCCCGTGCCGGCCGCGCCGGCGCCGCGGCCGGCGGCTTCCGCGCCCCCCGCCGCGCCGGCTCCCGAGCCGGTCGCAAGCGCGCCGCCGAGCCGGCCCGCCGCCCCCGCCCCCGAGCCGCCTGCGACGATCGAACCGGCCGGCCCCGCGGTGCGGCGCCTGGCGCGCGAGCTGGGCGTCGAATTGGCGGCCGTGCGCGGCAGTGGTCCGGGAGGGAGAATCGTCCGCGAGGACGTCGTCGCCGCGGTCCGGCAGTCGGCCGGGCAGGCGCGCCCGGGCGGCACGCCGGCCGTGCGGTCCCGCGGGGCGGGGGGCGAGAGCGACGACTGGGGGCCGATCCGCCGCGAGCAATTGTCGCGGATGCGCAAGACGATCGCCGCCAACATGGTGCGCAGCGTCACCACGATCCCGCACCTCACCAATTTCGACGACGCCGACGTCACCGAGCTGGAGCGGCTCCGTAAGGCGAGCGCCGAGGAGCATGCCAAGGCCAACGTCAAGCTCACGGCGCTGAGCTTCGTGATCAAGGCGGTGAGCCTGTCGCTCCGGCTCCACCCCACGATCAACGCCACGATCGACACCGACAAGGGGGAGATCGTCTACAAGGACTACGTCAACATCGGCCTCGCAGTCGACACCCCGCGCGGGCTGGTCGTCCCCGTGCTCCGCGACTGCGACACGCTCTCGATTCCCGAGATCGCCCAGGCCGTGGCGGCGACGGCCGACAAGGCGAAGAACGCGCAGTACGGCCTCGAGGATCTCCGGGGCGGCACGTTCACGATCAGCAATCTCGGCGCGATCGGCGGCACCTACTCGACGCCGATCATCAACTGGCCCGAGGTGGCGATCTTGCTCGTCGGCCGGTCGCGGAAGATGCCGGTCGTCCACGAAGACCGGATCGAGCCGCGGTTGATGATGCCGCTGTCGCTGTCCTACGACCATCGCCTCGTCGACGGCGCCGCGGCGGCCCGCTTCCTCTCCGAGGTGATCGGCTACCTCGAGAGCCCCGGCCGGCTGCTGCTGGCCCGCTGACATCCCGCTTCAATCTGGAAACCCATCTCGTGACGACGATCGACGTGCCGGTGGACGCGGTGGACCTGGCCGGGAGCGCCAGCCCCGAGTTCGTCGAGGAAATGTTCACCGCCTGGCAGACCGACCCGGCGAGCGTGCCGGCCGACTGGCGCGGCTACTTCGACACGCTCTCCTGGGGGCCGGTCGCCGAGCGGGCCGCGCCGCACGCGGCCAGCCACAATCGCCATGCCGCGGAGCCGGTCGGGGAGGCGCACCTGACGTCGGAGCTGATGACCCCCGACGGGATCGCCACGGCGCGTGCCGTCGCGATCGCCTATGGCACGGTTCGCCTTCCCGACGCCCCCGCCGGCGAGGCCAAGCCGTTGCCCCTGCCGCCGGTCGCCACGGGGACCGCCGGCGAGGATCGGGTCGCGTTCCTCCAGGACCGCGTCGACCAGCTCGTCCGCGCCTTCCGCGTCCGCGGCCACCTGATGGCGGAGATCGATCCGCTCGGCCGTCCCCGCCCCGGGCTGCCCGAGCTCGAGGCGTCGTTCTACCACTTCACCGAGGACGACCTCGACCGGACCTTCTCGACCGACACGATCGAGGGTCCGCAGTCGATGACGCTGCGGCAGATCATCAAGCGGCTGCGCAACACCTACTGCCGCTCGATCGGTGTCCAATT is a window from the Planctomycetota bacterium genome containing:
- a CDS encoding pyruvate dehydrogenase, coding for MATEFKLPDLGENIASGDVVTVFVKPGDVIRPGQAILEVETDKAVIEVPCPPGGTVAEVLVSKGDTVTVGQALITLGGAAGAPSPAATAAPAPAPAAPVATAPVPAAPAPRPAASAPPAAPAPEPVASAPPSRPAAPAPEPPATIEPAGPAVRRLARELGVELAAVRGSGPGGRIVREDVVAAVRQSAGQARPGGTPAVRSRGAGGESDDWGPIRREQLSRMRKTIAANMVRSVTTIPHLTNFDDADVTELERLRKASAEEHAKANVKLTALSFVIKAVSLSLRLHPTINATIDTDKGEIVYKDYVNIGLAVDTPRGLVVPVLRDCDTLSIPEIAQAVAATADKAKNAQYGLEDLRGGTFTISNLGAIGGTYSTPIINWPEVAILLVGRSRKMPVVHEDRIEPRLMMPLSLSYDHRLVDGAAAARFLSEVIGYLESPGRLLLAR